Proteins co-encoded in one Bacillus paramycoides genomic window:
- a CDS encoding HD domain-containing protein yields the protein MVISDVLYGDFEVDQVLEELIVSKSVQRLKGIHQNGASYLINEKWNVTRFDHSVGVMLLVKKLGGSVEEQIAGLLHDVSHTAFSHVIDYVFDNRNESYHEEIFSSVVKKSEIPAILAKYGYNYEDILLDDSKWTLLERSAPELCADRVDYTLRDMYTYGYVSLEEVHSFLEDVVAVDGKMVVQSVEMAEWFTETYYKEVIDFFMKPMNIYGNDMLVKTLKLALHKGIIHADDFLLEDDELISKLQQCNDPEVHALLSKVHPNVKAKEDRKDYDLYQKNKVRLIDPPLLREGEVVSSSVVSENIRQMSEIAYEKAVRGMYVKVISDE from the coding sequence GTGGTTATATCAGATGTACTATACGGTGACTTTGAAGTGGATCAAGTGTTAGAAGAATTAATTGTAAGTAAGTCTGTGCAAAGACTAAAAGGTATTCATCAAAATGGCGCAAGCTACTTAATAAACGAGAAATGGAATGTAACGCGCTTTGATCATTCAGTTGGCGTTATGTTGTTAGTGAAAAAACTAGGTGGTTCAGTAGAAGAACAAATTGCAGGTTTACTGCATGACGTATCACATACTGCTTTTTCTCATGTGATTGATTATGTTTTTGATAATAGAAATGAAAGTTATCATGAAGAGATATTTAGTTCTGTCGTGAAAAAATCAGAAATTCCAGCGATTCTTGCGAAGTATGGTTATAACTATGAAGATATTTTGTTAGATGATTCGAAATGGACGTTACTCGAAAGGTCAGCACCAGAATTATGCGCAGACAGAGTGGATTATACATTACGAGATATGTATACATATGGGTATGTTTCTTTAGAAGAAGTTCACAGTTTTTTAGAGGATGTCGTCGCTGTAGATGGGAAAATGGTTGTTCAAAGTGTCGAAATGGCAGAATGGTTTACAGAAACGTATTACAAAGAAGTAATTGATTTCTTTATGAAACCGATGAATATTTACGGAAACGACATGTTAGTGAAAACGCTAAAGTTAGCTCTTCATAAAGGGATTATTCATGCAGATGACTTTCTCCTTGAAGATGATGAGCTTATTTCGAAATTGCAGCAATGTAATGATCCAGAAGTACATGCTTTATTAAGCAAAGTTCATCCGAATGTAAAAGCAAAAGAAGATAGAAAAGATTATGATTTGTATCAGAAAAATAAAGTCCGTCTTATTGATCCTCCGTTACTTCGTGAAGGTGAAGTTGTTTCATCGTCTGTCGTATCAGAAAACATAAGACAGATGAGCGAAATCGCTTATGAAAAAGCGGTGAGAGGGATGTATGTGAAAGTGATTTCGGATGAATAG
- a CDS encoding winged helix-turn-helix transcriptional regulator: MENVNEEILLKCPIEKTMSVIGGKWTFLILRDLFYGPKRFAELERRLNGISPRTLSLRLKELERENIIKRTIYSTMPPHVEYSLTKKGETLRPIFDAMKDWGNEWKILGE; this comes from the coding sequence ATGGAAAATGTAAATGAAGAGATTTTATTAAAATGCCCCATTGAAAAAACAATGTCTGTAATAGGTGGTAAGTGGACTTTCTTAATTTTAAGAGATTTGTTCTATGGTCCTAAACGTTTTGCTGAGCTTGAAAGACGTCTAAATGGCATTAGCCCACGCACACTCTCTCTTCGCTTAAAAGAACTTGAACGAGAAAATATTATAAAGAGAACAATCTATTCAACTATGCCACCTCACGTGGAATATTCACTAACAAAAAAAGGGGAAACACTCCGTCCTATTTTTGACGCGATGAAGGACTGGGGAAATGAATGGAAAATATTAGGCGAATAA
- a CDS encoding DUF5412 family protein encodes MKKIFFTILFIIIVFISLGYWKFFTLSGVSGGEKIQSIHSPDKTYTLHIYRHNGGATTSFAIRGELVTNNKKFMNTKNIYWNYREEDATVQWLDDHTVMINNHNLHVETDTYDFRKNDREKD; translated from the coding sequence ATGAAAAAGATTTTCTTCACCATTCTATTCATCATTATTGTATTCATTAGTTTAGGATATTGGAAATTCTTCACTTTATCTGGGGTTTCAGGCGGTGAAAAGATTCAATCCATACACTCGCCAGATAAAACCTATACTTTACATATATACAGACATAATGGCGGCGCAACGACTAGTTTTGCTATAAGAGGAGAGCTTGTAACAAATAATAAAAAATTTATGAACACGAAAAATATATACTGGAATTATCGTGAAGAAGATGCAACTGTACAATGGTTAGACGATCATACAGTTATGATTAATAATCATAACTTACATGTAGAGACGGACACGTATGATTTTAGAAAAAATGATAGAGAAAAGGACTGA
- a CDS encoding metallophosphoesterase, with protein MKNLRYFNIFTMLIVYTLLMFYIGWNGWVWLHAVFGWESWGYYAFVVGFISYAYILVQVFKFLPFLRTIGSIWFAVIQYALMLLPLANITVFLLQFSVEKEAAIIWTGTTVLLAFIFIFAYGVFNAYSPVVRKYEVHIPKKVEGRKSLRIAMASDMHFGKLSGVSHLKRLVRHVNEMEPDIILLPGDIIDDHPGVFIQKNMGPIMKQMKAPLGVYGVLGNHEYYGRAVSEFLQEMDKIDIRILLDEVITIEDQFYLVGRRDKTERDRQSFENLMSTVDKSMPVIAMDHQPFELKQAAEAGVDLLLSGHTHRGQMAPNHIVTRRMYELDWGYAQKGAFHAIVSSGFGFWGPPLRLGSRSEIVQVEVTFE; from the coding sequence GTGAAAAATCTTCGTTATTTCAATATATTTACTATGTTAATTGTATACACACTACTCATGTTTTACATCGGCTGGAACGGTTGGGTTTGGCTTCATGCGGTGTTTGGCTGGGAATCTTGGGGATATTACGCTTTCGTAGTCGGATTTATTTCATATGCATACATTCTCGTGCAAGTGTTTAAGTTCTTGCCATTTCTACGAACGATAGGTTCAATTTGGTTTGCGGTCATACAATATGCGCTTATGTTGTTGCCGTTAGCAAATATTACGGTCTTTCTTTTACAGTTTTCAGTGGAGAAAGAAGCGGCAATTATTTGGACAGGTACGACCGTGTTACTTGCGTTTATCTTTATTTTTGCATATGGGGTATTCAACGCATATAGCCCAGTAGTTAGAAAGTACGAGGTGCACATACCGAAAAAAGTAGAGGGACGTAAAAGCTTACGCATTGCGATGGCTTCTGATATGCATTTCGGTAAATTATCTGGCGTTTCGCATTTAAAAAGACTTGTCCGTCATGTAAATGAGATGGAGCCTGATATTATTTTACTGCCAGGTGATATTATCGATGACCATCCAGGTGTATTCATTCAAAAAAATATGGGACCAATTATGAAACAAATGAAAGCTCCATTAGGCGTATATGGTGTGTTAGGAAACCACGAATATTATGGACGAGCAGTTTCTGAATTTTTACAAGAGATGGATAAGATTGATATTCGTATTCTGTTAGATGAAGTGATTACAATTGAAGATCAATTTTACCTCGTCGGAAGAAGAGATAAAACAGAGCGAGATCGTCAAAGCTTTGAAAATCTAATGAGTACGGTAGATAAATCTATGCCAGTTATCGCAATGGATCATCAACCATTCGAGTTGAAACAAGCAGCGGAGGCGGGTGTTGATTTACTATTATCCGGCCACACGCACCGCGGACAAATGGCGCCGAATCATATCGTAACGAGAAGAATGTACGAACTGGACTGGGGATACGCACAAAAAGGTGCATTCCACGCAATTGTTTCTTCTGGTTTCGGATTCTGGGGACCACCATTAAGACTGGGAAGTAGATCTGAGATTGTGCAGGTGGAAGTTACGTTTGAATAG
- a CDS encoding TetR/AcrR family transcriptional regulator, translating into MEKIDRRIIKSQNAIQSAFIDMLIEDGFDEITVKNITEKANIGRKTFYLHYLDKYNLLDKIVDDHLNQLREICDIKQTKGYIEGTVIWFEYFKEHKPFFAALFRSNSTLLFQKKFLTFIMGELEKKLNTNTSVNKNIDTHIVLKFLGTAVMGILESYVLDEIDNDVEYVAMQIGELMRRNI; encoded by the coding sequence ATGGAGAAAATCGATAGAAGAATTATAAAATCACAAAACGCCATTCAATCTGCATTTATCGATATGTTAATTGAAGATGGCTTTGACGAAATTACAGTAAAAAACATTACAGAAAAAGCAAATATCGGAAGAAAAACTTTCTACCTACACTACTTAGATAAGTACAATTTATTAGATAAAATTGTGGACGACCATTTAAATCAATTAAGAGAAATATGCGATATAAAACAAACAAAAGGCTATATAGAAGGAACTGTCATATGGTTTGAATACTTCAAAGAACACAAACCATTTTTCGCAGCGTTATTTAGAAGCAACAGCACATTATTATTTCAGAAAAAGTTCCTAACGTTCATCATGGGTGAACTAGAGAAAAAATTAAACACAAATACGTCAGTAAATAAAAACATTGATACACACATCGTCTTAAAGTTTTTAGGAACAGCTGTCATGGGCATTTTGGAATCTTACGTGTTGGATGAGATTGATAATGATGTTGAGTATGTTGCGATGCAGATTGGGGAGTTAATGAGGAGGAATATATAA
- a CDS encoding S-layer homology domain-containing protein has protein sequence MIKKKYMNAFVIAATLAVPFSGIMAPIAKAEAAVEMKAASKLADGTYDVILKTYKDQTNDTSVASTYLKNPKVTIQGDKKIVTLTVQDSSYFQYLRVEDPNKIGTFHDVKVISEDKANNGTKVVQFEIGEFSKKYNMQMHILIPAIKYDHKYQVQFEIDASAIQQKAKFSDVPAWAQESVQYLVDKEAVHGKPDGTFAPAENIDRGSAAKILATVLGLEIKKDAKPSFPDAQNHWATSYIAAVEKAGIVKGDEKGNFNPNGIINRASMASMLVNAYKLERNENIKLPKEFADLNNHWGAKYANILIQENISIGTDNGWAPDKAVSRAEAAQFIAKADKLKK, from the coding sequence ATGATTAAGAAAAAATATATGAATGCATTCGTTATAGCAGCAACTTTAGCAGTTCCATTTAGTGGTATTATGGCACCGATTGCGAAAGCAGAAGCGGCAGTAGAAATGAAGGCAGCTAGTAAACTTGCAGATGGCACATATGATGTTATTTTAAAGACTTATAAAGATCAAACGAATGATACATCAGTTGCGTCTACATATTTAAAAAATCCAAAAGTAACGATTCAAGGTGATAAAAAAATCGTTACGTTAACAGTTCAAGATAGTAGTTATTTTCAGTATCTTAGAGTAGAAGATCCAAATAAAATAGGGACATTCCATGATGTAAAAGTAATCTCCGAAGATAAAGCAAATAACGGTACGAAAGTTGTTCAATTTGAAATTGGTGAGTTCTCGAAAAAATATAATATGCAAATGCATATATTAATTCCAGCAATTAAATATGATCATAAATATCAAGTACAGTTTGAAATTGATGCGAGTGCAATTCAACAGAAGGCTAAATTCTCAGATGTACCAGCTTGGGCACAAGAATCAGTTCAATATTTAGTAGATAAAGAAGCAGTACACGGCAAGCCAGACGGTACATTTGCTCCGGCTGAAAATATCGATCGTGGATCAGCTGCGAAAATATTAGCAACTGTTTTAGGGTTAGAAATTAAGAAAGATGCAAAGCCATCATTCCCTGATGCACAAAATCACTGGGCAACTTCATATATCGCTGCTGTTGAAAAAGCAGGTATTGTAAAAGGTGATGAGAAGGGGAACTTTAATCCGAACGGAATTATTAACCGTGCATCAATGGCTTCTATGTTAGTAAATGCATATAAATTAGAAAGAAATGAAAATATTAAACTACCAAAAGAATTTGCTGACTTAAATAATCATTGGGGTGCAAAGTATGCCAATATTTTAATACAAGAAAACATTTCAATTGGAACAGATAATGGCTGGGCTCCAGATAAAGCGGTAAGCCGTGCGGAAGCAGCACAATTTATTGCGAAGGCGGATAAGTTGAAGAAATAA
- a CDS encoding lipoate--protein ligase, with translation MLFIDNKGITDPRINLAIEEYCVKNLDINETYLLFYINEPSIIIGKNQNTIEEINADYVKEKGIHVVRRLSGGGAVYHDLGNLNFSFITKDDGDSFSNFKKFTEPVTKALGKLGVNAELSGRNDILAEGRKISGNAQFSTKGRMFSHGTLLFDSEIDHVVSALKVKMDKIQSKGIKSIRSRVANITEFLSEKMTTEEFRQLLLETIFEGETEIPTYELTEEDWKAIHKLSEERYQNWDWNYGKSPKFNLQHSHRFPVGQVDVRLEVKKGTVTECKIYGDFFGSLDVHDIEERLTGVQFDKDAFTAALEDVDIKRYFGNITTEDFLHLFF, from the coding sequence ATGTTATTTATTGATAATAAAGGGATTACAGACCCTAGAATAAACTTAGCGATTGAAGAGTATTGTGTGAAGAATTTAGATATTAACGAAACATATTTACTGTTCTACATTAACGAACCTTCTATTATCATTGGTAAAAACCAAAACACAATAGAAGAAATTAATGCTGATTACGTAAAAGAAAAAGGTATTCATGTCGTTCGTCGTCTATCAGGCGGGGGCGCAGTATATCACGATTTAGGAAACTTAAACTTCAGCTTTATTACGAAAGATGATGGAGACAGTTTCAGCAACTTCAAAAAATTCACAGAGCCTGTAACGAAAGCGCTTGGTAAATTAGGCGTAAATGCAGAACTAAGTGGTCGTAACGACATTTTAGCTGAAGGTAGAAAAATTTCAGGTAACGCGCAGTTCTCAACGAAAGGTCGTATGTTCAGTCACGGTACGTTACTATTTGACTCTGAAATCGATCACGTCGTATCAGCGTTAAAAGTAAAAATGGATAAAATCCAATCAAAAGGTATTAAATCAATCCGTAGCCGCGTAGCGAACATTACAGAGTTCTTAAGCGAAAAAATGACGACTGAAGAGTTTAGACAACTTCTTCTAGAAACAATTTTCGAAGGGGAAACAGAAATTCCGACGTACGAATTAACAGAAGAGGATTGGAAAGCAATTCATAAACTTTCTGAAGAGCGCTACCAAAATTGGGACTGGAACTATGGAAAATCTCCGAAGTTCAACTTACAACATTCACACCGCTTCCCAGTTGGACAAGTTGACGTTCGTCTTGAAGTGAAAAAAGGAACTGTAACGGAATGTAAAATTTACGGTGACTTCTTCGGCTCACTAGATGTGCATGACATTGAAGAGCGTCTAACAGGTGTACAATTTGATAAAGATGCATTCACTGCAGCTTTAGAAGACGTAGATATTAAACGCTACTTCGGTAATATTACAACAGAAGATTTCTTACATTTGTTCTTCTAA
- a CDS encoding MBL fold metallo-hydrolase, protein MKMTVVGFWGGFPEAGEATSGYLFEHDGFRLLVDCGSGVLAQLQKYITPSDIDAVVLSHYHHDHVADIGVLQYARLITSATKGQLPELPIYGHTFDENGFHSLTHEPHTKGIAYNPEETLQVGPFSISFLKTVHPVTCFAMRITAGNDAVVYSADSSYIPEFIPFTKDANLFICECNMYAHQEAAKAGHMNSTEVASIAKDANVKELLLTHLPHTGNPSDLVTEAKQIFSGHITLAHSGYVWNS, encoded by the coding sequence ATGAAAATGACTGTTGTCGGCTTTTGGGGCGGCTTTCCAGAAGCGGGAGAAGCAACGTCGGGGTATTTGTTTGAACACGATGGTTTTCGTTTACTTGTAGACTGTGGTAGTGGTGTACTAGCACAGCTTCAAAAATATATAACACCATCTGATATAGATGCAGTTGTACTTTCGCATTATCATCACGATCATGTTGCAGACATTGGGGTATTGCAGTATGCGAGATTAATTACAAGTGCGACAAAAGGGCAACTACCGGAATTACCAATATACGGTCATACGTTTGACGAGAATGGATTCCATTCTTTAACACATGAACCGCATACGAAAGGAATCGCGTACAATCCAGAAGAAACACTTCAAGTTGGACCGTTCTCGATTTCATTCTTAAAAACTGTTCATCCCGTTACATGTTTTGCGATGCGTATTACAGCTGGTAATGACGCTGTAGTATATAGCGCAGATTCCAGTTATATTCCTGAATTTATTCCATTCACAAAAGATGCTAATCTTTTCATTTGTGAGTGTAATATGTATGCACATCAAGAAGCGGCAAAAGCAGGGCATATGAATAGTACAGAAGTAGCAAGTATTGCGAAGGATGCAAATGTAAAAGAACTTTTATTAACGCACTTACCGCATACAGGCAACCCATCTGATTTAGTAACAGAAGCAAAACAAATTTTCAGTGGCCATATTACGCTAGCGCATAGTGGCTACGTATGGAACTCATGA
- a CDS encoding fatty acid--CoA ligase family protein, with amino-acid sequence MNLVQSLAETAKKKGDKPAYIFMDQSVSYDQLNKMVTRFSGNLAAMGIGKGDNVALVVGNSPHFLVGLYGTMKTGATVIPVNPIYTADEMHYILQNGDVKTIIVLDVLLSVIQSLTTRLPSLENIIICETSSDFNHTETEKMKTFTTMIGAGDVTYEGPELDEEDVAVILYTSGTTGKPKGAMLTHKNLYSNANDVASYLQFTANDRVVAALPMFHVFCLTVAVNAPIVNGATILMLPKFSPKEVFRICRTYEPTIFAGVPTMYNYLYLFEEASAEDVKTLRLCISGGASMPVALLQNFEKRFDVIVSEGYGLSEASPVTCFNPLDRPRKPGSIGTNIWHVENKIVNELGEEVPVGAVGELIVRGPNVMKGYYNAPEDTAATLKDGWLYTGDLAKMDEEGYFYIVDRKKDIVLVGGYNVYPREVEEVLYTHESVAEVVVIGVPDENLGEAVRAYVVLKHANVTEEELMHYCTLHLAKYKVPKSIEFLTELPKNTTGKLLRRALREKAMQV; translated from the coding sequence GTGAATCTCGTTCAATCTTTGGCTGAAACGGCGAAAAAGAAGGGGGATAAACCGGCTTATATATTTATGGATCAGTCGGTCTCATATGACCAATTAAACAAAATGGTCACAAGGTTTTCTGGCAATTTAGCAGCAATGGGCATTGGAAAAGGGGACAATGTCGCATTAGTTGTTGGAAACTCACCACATTTTTTGGTCGGTTTATACGGAACAATGAAAACTGGAGCAACTGTCATTCCAGTTAATCCAATTTATACAGCAGACGAAATGCATTATATTTTACAAAATGGAGATGTAAAAACAATCATCGTACTCGACGTCCTTCTATCTGTTATACAATCTCTTACAACAAGACTTCCTTCACTTGAAAACATCATCATATGCGAAACCTCATCAGATTTTAACCATACAGAAACCGAAAAAATGAAAACGTTTACGACAATGATTGGGGCTGGAGATGTAACTTACGAAGGCCCAGAGCTAGATGAAGAAGATGTAGCGGTTATTTTATACACTTCGGGCACAACTGGAAAACCGAAAGGCGCTATGTTAACACATAAAAATTTATATAGTAATGCGAACGATGTGGCGTCTTATTTACAATTTACTGCTAATGATCGTGTCGTTGCGGCACTGCCAATGTTCCACGTGTTCTGCTTAACAGTGGCGGTCAATGCACCGATTGTGAACGGGGCGACTATTTTAATGTTACCGAAATTTAGCCCGAAAGAAGTATTCCGTATTTGTCGCACGTACGAACCAACGATTTTTGCTGGTGTACCGACGATGTACAATTATTTATATTTATTCGAAGAAGCGAGCGCGGAAGATGTGAAGACACTTCGCCTTTGTATTTCAGGTGGTGCGTCAATGCCTGTTGCTCTTCTGCAAAACTTTGAAAAACGTTTTGACGTTATTGTTTCAGAAGGATACGGTTTATCAGAAGCATCACCAGTTACTTGCTTTAACCCGCTAGATCGTCCGCGTAAACCAGGATCAATCGGTACAAATATTTGGCATGTAGAAAACAAGATTGTGAACGAACTTGGGGAAGAAGTACCTGTCGGCGCAGTCGGTGAATTAATTGTTCGCGGGCCTAACGTTATGAAAGGATATTATAACGCACCGGAAGATACAGCAGCGACATTGAAAGACGGCTGGCTGTATACAGGAGACTTAGCAAAAATGGATGAAGAAGGTTACTTCTATATCGTTGATCGTAAAAAAGATATCGTCCTAGTTGGCGGTTATAACGTATACCCTCGTGAAGTAGAGGAAGTATTGTACACACACGAATCTGTAGCAGAAGTTGTTGTAATCGGTGTTCCTGATGAAAACTTAGGAGAAGCAGTGCGCGCTTACGTCGTTTTGAAACATGCTAACGTAACAGAAGAGGAACTGATGCATTATTGCACATTGCATTTAGCGAAATATAAAGTGCCAAAAAGTATTGAGTTTTTAACAGAATTGCCGAAGAATACGACAGGTAAATTGTTAAGAAGAGCTTTGAGAGAAAAAGCGATGCAAGTATAA
- a CDS encoding MFS transporter, with product MNGVASRNLDVQTKEKSGIVILITLAMGFIMATLDVTVVNVAVVNIQETLGMTLYSSAWIVDGYILSFAALLLAGGALANQYGAKNMYMVGLIIFVFASLLCAIATNGNTLIIGRVLQGVGAALFMPSSLSLLVVSFPDEKKRAKMFGIWSAIVSIASGTGPFIGGLLVNTFGWRSIFIINLPIGGIGVLMAFVIIPNVLPKKEKINVLNHLIGITTITLLAFTLIEGPSYGWSSFQILGGVVGTVLTTILFVYTERKSKNSVVPRVLFQNKTFSSANIVGFLINFALFGGIFMFGLFLQKAYGASPFVAGLQLLPMMSVFVIGNVLFAKMVTKFSSKSLLFIALFIASIGSLLLMLLVNNVSYIGIAIIYSVVNLGIGIAVPAMTTIVMKSAGRENGNMAGATLNVNRQIGALVGIAIMGIILNESFNWYRGASYSFLVIGLSYLCAAFLVWKFVERE from the coding sequence GTGAATGGGGTGGCTAGTAGAAATTTAGATGTTCAAACAAAAGAGAAATCAGGTATCGTCATTTTAATAACTTTGGCAATGGGTTTTATTATGGCTACGTTAGATGTGACAGTAGTAAATGTTGCGGTGGTGAATATTCAGGAAACATTAGGAATGACATTATATAGTTCAGCATGGATTGTTGATGGATATATTTTATCTTTTGCGGCATTATTATTGGCTGGAGGGGCATTGGCTAACCAATATGGAGCAAAAAATATGTATATGGTTGGTTTAATCATTTTTGTATTCGCATCTCTTTTATGTGCGATTGCAACAAATGGGAACACCCTCATTATCGGCCGGGTACTTCAAGGTGTTGGAGCGGCTTTATTTATGCCAAGTTCACTTAGTTTATTAGTAGTATCATTTCCAGATGAAAAGAAGAGAGCTAAAATGTTTGGGATATGGTCGGCAATTGTCTCTATCGCCTCTGGTACAGGCCCTTTTATTGGTGGTCTTTTAGTAAATACATTTGGTTGGCGGAGCATTTTTATTATAAACCTTCCAATTGGGGGTATCGGTGTTCTAATGGCCTTTGTAATTATTCCTAATGTATTACCGAAAAAGGAGAAAATAAACGTATTAAATCATTTAATCGGTATAACTACAATAACATTATTAGCTTTTACTCTAATTGAAGGTCCAAGTTATGGATGGTCCTCGTTTCAAATTTTAGGAGGAGTAGTGGGAACGGTATTAACTACTATTCTCTTTGTTTATACAGAACGAAAATCAAAAAACTCGGTTGTACCAAGAGTATTGTTCCAAAACAAGACATTTAGCTCGGCGAATATAGTTGGATTTCTAATAAACTTTGCGTTATTTGGTGGCATATTTATGTTCGGACTCTTTTTGCAAAAAGCATATGGAGCAAGCCCGTTTGTAGCAGGATTACAACTATTGCCGATGATGAGCGTATTTGTTATTGGGAATGTATTATTTGCAAAAATGGTGACTAAGTTTAGCTCAAAATCGTTATTATTCATAGCGTTATTTATAGCTAGTATAGGGTCTTTATTATTAATGCTTCTAGTAAATAATGTGAGTTATATAGGAATTGCAATCATTTATAGTGTTGTTAATCTTGGAATCGGTATAGCAGTACCTGCCATGACTACAATTGTAATGAAATCTGCCGGTCGTGAAAATGGGAATATGGCTGGAGCAACTTTAAATGTAAATCGTCAAATCGGTGCATTAGTCGGTATAGCAATTATGGGAATCATTTTAAATGAATCATTCAATTGGTACAGAGGGGCAAGCTATAGCTTTTTAGTTATTGGGCTTTCCTATCTATGTGCAGCATTTTTAGTTTGGAAGTTTGTGGAGCGGGAATAA
- a CDS encoding alpha/beta hydrolase, with translation MAVTKRNVHFYARGLQVAGILNIPVGAEEKKPNAAIVCVHPGSSCKDQTAGLYAEKLAEQGYVTLAFDASYQGESEGAPRYMEEPAARVEDIRSAVDYVTTLPYVDEERIGVLGVCAGGGYAVNAAMTERRIKAVGTVVGANIGRLNREADPIGVLEAIGKQRTAEARGAEAMITNWIPKNQEELKAAGMTDIDIVEAVEYYTTPRGQSVNSPNKLNFTSMGSVIGFDAFHLADTLLTQPLQIIVGSKQGAFGSYKDGHELYEKAASEKKDLLVVEGASHYDLYDQPEPVKIAVEKLTSFYNENL, from the coding sequence ATGGCAGTTACGAAGAGAAATGTTCATTTTTATGCAAGAGGATTACAAGTTGCAGGTATTTTAAATATTCCTGTAGGTGCTGAGGAAAAGAAACCAAATGCAGCGATTGTTTGTGTGCATCCAGGTAGTAGCTGTAAAGATCAAACGGCAGGATTATATGCAGAGAAATTAGCAGAACAAGGTTATGTAACGCTTGCGTTTGATGCATCGTATCAAGGTGAAAGTGAAGGTGCACCGAGATATATGGAAGAACCAGCTGCGCGCGTTGAAGATATTCGCTCAGCGGTAGATTATGTAACTACCCTTCCTTATGTAGATGAAGAACGTATCGGTGTGTTAGGCGTTTGTGCAGGCGGTGGTTATGCGGTAAATGCCGCAATGACAGAGCGCCGTATTAAAGCAGTTGGCACAGTTGTCGGGGCAAATATCGGCCGATTAAATCGTGAAGCTGATCCAATTGGGGTGTTAGAGGCAATTGGTAAACAACGTACTGCTGAAGCACGCGGAGCAGAGGCGATGATTACAAACTGGATTCCTAAAAATCAGGAGGAATTAAAGGCGGCAGGTATGACCGATATAGATATTGTAGAAGCAGTTGAGTACTATACAACACCGCGAGGACAAAGTGTTAACTCTCCAAATAAGTTAAACTTTACGAGCATGGGATCGGTAATTGGTTTTGATGCGTTCCATTTAGCAGATACATTATTAACACAGCCGTTACAAATTATTGTTGGCAGCAAGCAAGGCGCATTCGGTTCTTATAAAGATGGTCATGAGCTGTATGAGAAAGCAGCTTCAGAGAAAAAAGATTTACTTGTTGTGGAAGGTGCGAGTCATTACGATTTATATGACCAACCAGAACCAGTAAAAATTGCAGTTGAAAAATTAACAAGTTTCTATAACGAAAATCTGTAA